The Streptomyces luteogriseus genome includes a window with the following:
- a CDS encoding PLD nuclease N-terminal domain-containing protein, whose protein sequence is MLRVLMFLVPLALSVYAFIDCISTKDDEIRHMPKPLWAILVLLFPLVGSISWLIAGKKRSPAADGWSGARGGRSRQWVAPDDNPDFLKSLDKDKDADPDPDPDPDERRREE, encoded by the coding sequence ATGCTCCGGGTACTGATGTTCCTCGTGCCGCTGGCGCTCAGCGTGTACGCCTTCATCGACTGCATCAGCACGAAGGACGACGAGATCCGCCACATGCCCAAGCCGCTGTGGGCGATCCTCGTGCTGCTGTTTCCGCTCGTCGGGTCGATCTCCTGGCTGATCGCCGGTAAGAAGCGCAGCCCCGCCGCCGACGGCTGGTCCGGGGCCCGCGGCGGCCGCTCCCGGCAGTGGGTGGCTCCCGACGACAATCCCGACTTCCTGAAGTCGCTCGACAAGGACAAAGACGCGGACCCGGATCCGGACCCGGATCCCGACGAGCGCAGGCGCGAGGAGTAA
- a CDS encoding DinB family protein, whose amino-acid sequence MTQRTDTPSAWDERTQLVTFLDYARDTALAKCEGVSAEDARKAPLPNSPLMTLCGLISHLRWVEYYWFQVMFLGEEAAGPLTEATDDDPDPEMRTAVDIPLPRLLAEYQEQNARSRRLVSEHDLNATAKRPIGDGRHVDLRWVILHLIEETSRHNGHLDVVRELVDGRTGV is encoded by the coding sequence ATGACTCAACGAACCGATACACCTTCCGCGTGGGACGAGCGTACGCAGCTGGTCACCTTTCTGGACTATGCCCGTGACACCGCGCTGGCCAAGTGCGAGGGCGTGTCAGCCGAAGACGCCCGCAAGGCGCCGCTCCCGAATTCGCCGCTGATGACGTTGTGCGGGCTGATCAGCCATCTGCGCTGGGTCGAGTACTACTGGTTCCAGGTGATGTTCCTGGGCGAGGAGGCCGCCGGGCCGCTCACGGAGGCGACCGACGATGATCCCGACCCCGAGATGCGGACCGCGGTCGACATCCCGTTGCCCCGGCTTCTCGCCGAGTACCAGGAGCAGAACGCCCGTTCCCGCCGCCTGGTGTCCGAGCACGACCTGAACGCAACGGCCAAGCGCCCCATCGGCGACGGCCGCCATGTCGATCTCCGCTGGGTGATCCTCCACCTGATCGAGGAGACGTCCCGCCACAACGGCCACCTCGACGTCGTGCGTGAACTCGTCGACGGGCGGACCGGCGTCTGA
- the mqnP gene encoding menaquinone biosynthesis prenyltransferase MqnP, which produces MSSASAAIPQPGRTKAFLRLVMIEHSVFALPFAYIAALTAMFQWDKNIHWGRLLLVTVCMVGLRTFAMAVNRIIDREIDARNPRTAQRELVTGAMSVKHAWTGALIALAVFLGAAALLNPLCLALAPIAVIPMVVYPYGKRFTNFPQAILGLAQAMGPVGGWLAISGEWSWDAVILGLAVGIWIGGFDLIYACQDVETDREIGVMSVPARFGIPSAIWGARVCHALTTVLFIWYALATGAGAFFWLGLLIVAAAFLYEHSIVRPHDLSRVNRAFFSVNGFIGIALFVCALLDLLVRGLTV; this is translated from the coding sequence GTGAGTTCCGCTTCCGCCGCGATCCCGCAGCCGGGACGCACCAAGGCCTTCCTCCGGCTGGTGATGATCGAGCACTCGGTCTTCGCGCTGCCCTTCGCCTACATCGCCGCGCTCACCGCGATGTTCCAGTGGGACAAGAACATCCACTGGGGCCGGCTGCTGCTGGTCACCGTCTGCATGGTGGGCCTGCGCACCTTCGCGATGGCCGTCAACCGGATCATCGACCGGGAGATCGACGCCCGTAACCCGCGCACGGCGCAGCGCGAACTGGTGACGGGCGCGATGTCGGTGAAGCACGCCTGGACGGGTGCGCTGATCGCCCTGGCCGTGTTCCTCGGCGCGGCGGCCCTGCTGAACCCGCTGTGCCTGGCACTGGCCCCCATCGCGGTGATCCCGATGGTGGTCTACCCCTACGGCAAGCGGTTCACGAACTTCCCGCAGGCCATCCTCGGTCTCGCCCAGGCGATGGGCCCGGTCGGCGGCTGGCTGGCGATCTCGGGGGAGTGGTCCTGGGACGCGGTGATCCTCGGCCTCGCCGTGGGCATCTGGATCGGAGGCTTCGACCTGATCTACGCCTGTCAGGACGTGGAGACCGACCGCGAGATCGGCGTCATGTCCGTCCCGGCGCGCTTCGGCATCCCGTCGGCGATCTGGGGCGCGCGGGTCTGCCACGCCCTGACGACGGTCCTGTTCATCTGGTACGCCCTGGCCACCGGCGCCGGCGCCTTCTTCTGGCTGGGCCTGCTGATCGTCGCCGCCGCGTTCCTCTACGAGCACTCGATCGTCCGCCCCCACGACCTGTCCCGCGTGAACCGCGCCTTCTTCAGCGTCAACGGCTTCATCGGGATCGCGCTGTTCGTGTGCGCGCTGCTCGATCTGCTGGTGCGGGGTCTGACCGTCTGA
- a CDS encoding DUF6281 family protein, with product MKASLLLAAALASLSVGCTPASSPDDDTGGARPAPSCAYVVEYGGRTYLGREESDVPVGKSLGAATRPACDDTPGDGDAGEGPALMTAFAVRGVDPAVAVAVAEDPGAYRLVVADSVKELPPELRKVTERS from the coding sequence ATGAAGGCGTCACTTCTCCTGGCGGCGGCCCTGGCCTCGTTGTCCGTGGGCTGCACGCCGGCGTCGTCACCGGACGACGACACCGGCGGCGCGCGGCCGGCGCCGTCCTGCGCGTACGTCGTCGAGTACGGCGGCCGCACCTACCTGGGCAGGGAGGAGAGCGACGTCCCCGTGGGGAAGTCGCTCGGCGCCGCCACCCGCCCGGCGTGCGACGACACTCCGGGCGACGGCGACGCGGGGGAGGGCCCGGCCCTGATGACGGCGTTCGCCGTGCGGGGGGTGGACCCGGCCGTCGCCGTCGCGGTGGCCGAGGACCCCGGCGCGTACCGTCTCGTCGTCGCCGACTCCGTCAAGGAACTCCCGCCGGAGCTGAGGAAGGTGACCGAACGCTCCTGA
- a CDS encoding UdgX family uracil-DNA binding protein (This protein belongs to the uracil DNA glycosylase superfamily, members of which act in excision repair of DNA. However, it belongs more specifically to UdgX branch, whose founding member was found to bind uracil in DNA (where it does not belong), without cleaving it, appears to promote DNA repair by a pathway involving RecA, rather than base excision.), whose translation MIRAGASEDAYTAEPFVPERGGLAALRRAAGECRGCPLHRDATQTVFGAGGADARVMLVGEQPGDQEDRQGKPFVGPAGKLLDRALAEAGIDPSEAYVTNAVKHFKFTQAEPRKRRIHKAPTLREMTACGPWLAAELAVVEPELIVVLGATAGKALLGSSFRVTQVRGTVLEEEIHGRPERLVPTVHPSSVLRSDDREAAYRGLVSDLKVAADTLS comes from the coding sequence ATGATCAGAGCCGGGGCGTCCGAGGACGCCTATACCGCTGAACCCTTCGTTCCTGAGCGCGGTGGGCTTGCCGCTCTGCGGCGGGCCGCCGGCGAGTGTCGGGGGTGTCCCTTGCACCGGGACGCCACGCAGACCGTGTTCGGGGCCGGGGGCGCGGACGCCCGGGTCATGCTCGTGGGGGAGCAGCCCGGGGATCAGGAGGACCGGCAGGGGAAGCCGTTCGTCGGGCCCGCCGGGAAGCTGCTGGACCGGGCCCTGGCGGAGGCCGGGATCGATCCGTCCGAGGCCTATGTCACCAACGCCGTGAAGCACTTCAAGTTCACGCAGGCCGAGCCACGGAAGCGGCGGATCCACAAGGCGCCGACCCTGCGGGAGATGACCGCGTGCGGGCCCTGGCTGGCCGCGGAGCTCGCCGTCGTGGAGCCGGAACTGATCGTCGTGCTGGGGGCCACCGCCGGGAAGGCGCTGCTCGGGTCCTCGTTCCGGGTCACGCAGGTGCGCGGGACGGTGCTGGAGGAGGAGATCCACGGGCGGCCCGAGCGGCTGGTGCCGACCGTGCATCCGTCGTCCGTGCTGCGGTCCGACGACCGGGAGGCCGCGTACCGGGGGCTGGTGTCGGACCTGAAAGTGGCGGCGGACACGCTGTCGTAA
- a CDS encoding DUF397 domain-containing protein, with product MAPDFPETVPVRDSKNPDGPVLVVSRSAWAAFTAAL from the coding sequence ATAGCCCCCGATTTCCCCGAAACCGTCCCCGTCCGCGACAGCAAGAACCCTGACGGACCGGTCCTGGTCGTCAGCCGGTCCGCCTGGGCGGCGTTCACCGCCGCCCTCTGA
- a CDS encoding rhomboid family intramembrane serine protease — MSDPQARWSQGDRALAAGKLMLAWVALLWLLEVVDVATGHALDGFGVTPRDPSELVDVVPSSFIHFGFAHLAANTVPLLVLGFLAALAGVRRFLLVCALIIVVDGLGVWLIAPAHTNTAGASGVIFGLFGFLLVTGFVERRPLGVLAGVLVAAVWGGSILAGLAPTQAGVSWQGHLLGLLAGVAAAFLFRRRPEPSRALGAP, encoded by the coding sequence ATGTCGGATCCGCAAGCCAGGTGGTCGCAGGGCGACCGTGCGCTGGCCGCGGGCAAGCTGATGCTGGCCTGGGTGGCGCTGCTGTGGCTGCTGGAAGTGGTGGACGTGGCCACGGGCCATGCGCTGGACGGCTTCGGTGTCACCCCGCGCGACCCCTCCGAGCTGGTCGATGTCGTCCCCTCGTCCTTCATCCACTTCGGCTTCGCCCATCTGGCGGCGAACACCGTGCCGCTGCTGGTCCTCGGATTCCTCGCCGCGCTCGCGGGGGTGCGCCGGTTCCTGCTCGTCTGCGCGCTGATCATCGTCGTGGACGGCCTGGGCGTCTGGCTCATCGCCCCGGCCCACACCAACACCGCGGGCGCCTCCGGCGTGATCTTCGGCCTGTTCGGCTTCCTCCTGGTCACCGGTTTCGTCGAGCGCCGCCCCCTGGGCGTCCTGGCGGGCGTCCTGGTCGCCGCGGTCTGGGGCGGCTCGATCCTGGCGGGCCTGGCCCCGACCCAGGCGGGCGTCAGCTGGCAGGGCCATCTGCTGGGCCTGCTCGCGGGCGTGGCGGCGGCGTTCCTGTTCCGCCGCCGCCCGGAGCCGAGCCGCGCGCTCGGCGCTCCGTGA
- the mqnE gene encoding aminofutalosine synthase MqnE, translating into MDLGLKRELEEKVRTGVRLTREDGIALYESDDLAWLGGLAHEVRTRKNGDVVHFNVNRHLNMTNVCTASCAYCSFQRKPGEKDAYTMRIEEAVKLAKAMESENLTELHIVNGLHPNLPWRYYPRSLRELKAALPDVSLKAFTATEIHHFETISGMSASEILDELIDAGLESLTGGGAEIFDWEVRQHIVDHRTHWEDWSRIHRLAHEKGLKTPATMLYGHIEEPRHRVDHVLRLRELQDETGGFQVFIPLRYQHDFVDMKDGKVRNRLQARTQMATGAEALKTFAVSRLLFDNVPHVKVFWVMHGVQTAQLALQHGADDMDGSVVEYKITHDADNYGTPNKLTREDLLDLIRDAGFRPVERNTRYEILREYPGPDPERRESPQPMRV; encoded by the coding sequence ATGGATCTCGGGCTCAAGCGCGAGCTGGAGGAGAAGGTCAGGACGGGCGTCCGCCTGACCCGTGAGGACGGCATCGCGCTGTACGAGTCGGACGACCTGGCCTGGCTCGGCGGACTGGCGCACGAGGTGCGGACGCGCAAGAACGGCGACGTCGTGCACTTCAACGTCAACCGGCACCTCAACATGACGAACGTGTGCACGGCCTCCTGCGCGTACTGCTCCTTCCAGCGCAAGCCGGGGGAGAAGGACGCGTACACGATGCGCATCGAGGAGGCCGTCAAGCTCGCGAAGGCGATGGAGTCGGAGAACCTCACCGAGCTGCACATCGTCAACGGGCTGCACCCGAACCTGCCGTGGCGGTACTACCCGCGGTCCCTGCGGGAGCTGAAGGCCGCGCTGCCGGACGTCTCGCTGAAGGCGTTCACGGCCACGGAGATCCACCACTTCGAGACGATCTCGGGGATGAGCGCGTCGGAGATCCTCGACGAGCTCATCGACGCCGGTCTCGAGTCCCTCACCGGTGGTGGCGCCGAGATCTTCGACTGGGAGGTCCGGCAGCACATCGTGGACCACCGGACCCACTGGGAGGACTGGTCCCGGATCCACCGGCTCGCGCACGAGAAGGGTCTGAAGACCCCGGCCACCATGCTCTACGGCCACATCGAGGAGCCGCGGCACCGGGTGGACCACGTGCTGCGGCTGCGTGAGCTGCAGGACGAGACCGGCGGCTTCCAGGTCTTCATCCCGCTGCGGTACCAGCACGACTTCGTCGACATGAAGGACGGCAAGGTCCGCAACCGCCTCCAGGCGCGGACGCAGATGGCGACGGGGGCGGAGGCGCTGAAGACCTTCGCGGTGTCGCGACTGCTGTTCGACAACGTGCCGCATGTGAAGGTGTTCTGGGTCATGCACGGGGTGCAGACGGCGCAGCTCGCGTTGCAGCACGGTGCGGATGACATGGACGGGTCGGTCGTCGAGTACAAGATCACCCACGACGCGGACAACTACGGGACGCCGAACAAGCTGACGCGTGAGGATCTGCTCGACCTCATTCGTGATGCCGGGTTCCGGCCCGTGGAGCGGAACACCCGGTACGAGATCCTTCGGGAGTATCCGGGTCCTGACCCGGAGCGGCGTGAGTCGCCGCAGCCCATGAGGGTTTGA
- a CDS encoding Lrp/AsnC family transcriptional regulator, translating into MDAVDRQLIQALRENGRASYAELGRLVGLSGPSVTDRINRLEAAGVITGYRATVDAASLGLGVTALVGISLSDATDHEDVAQRLKDLSEIEDCWFIAGEDSYMLKVRAADVDGLEKMIRRLSGTKGVSRTRTTIVLSTKWENRVGELPEEE; encoded by the coding sequence ATGGACGCGGTGGACAGGCAGCTCATCCAGGCCCTGAGGGAGAACGGCCGGGCCTCCTACGCGGAGCTGGGACGCCTCGTCGGACTGTCGGGACCCAGTGTCACCGACCGTATCAACCGGCTGGAGGCGGCCGGAGTCATCACCGGCTACCGGGCCACCGTCGACGCCGCCTCGCTCGGCCTCGGCGTCACCGCCCTGGTCGGCATCTCGCTCTCCGACGCCACCGACCACGAGGACGTGGCGCAGCGGCTGAAGGACCTCTCGGAGATCGAGGACTGCTGGTTCATCGCCGGCGAGGACTCGTACATGCTCAAGGTGCGCGCCGCAGACGTGGACGGCCTGGAGAAGATGATCCGGCGGCTCAGCGGCACGAAGGGGGTCTCCCGGACGCGTACGACGATCGTGCTCTCCACGAAGTGGGAGAACCGGGTCGGGGAACTGCCCGAAGAGGAGTAG
- a CDS encoding menaquinone biosynthesis decarboxylase, with product MAYDDLRSLLRALEREGDLKRIKAEVDPYLEVGEIVDRVQKSGGPALLFENVRGSSMPLAMNVFGTDRRLLKALGLKSYAEISERIGGLLKPELPHGFVGVREAFGKLGAMTHVPPKKVKDGPVQEVVLTGDDVDLDQLPALFTWPKDGGSFFNLGLTHTKDPESGVRNLGLYRLQRHDKRTIGMHWQIHKDSRNHYQVAARRGERLPVAIAFGCPPAVTYASTAPLPGDIDEYLFAGFLAGKRIEMVDCKTVPLQVPAQAEVVIEGWLEPGEMLPEGPFGDHTGFYTPQEPFPALTIDCVTMRKRPLLQSIVVGRPPTEDGPLGRATERFFLPLLKIIVPDIVDYHLPEAGGFHNCAIVSIDKKYPKHAQKVMHAIWGAHMMSLTKLIVVVDSDCDVHDLHEVAWRALGNTDYARDLSIVEGPVDHLDHASYQQFWGGKAGIDATKKWPEEGYTRDGGWPDMVESDPETAAKVDRRWKEYGL from the coding sequence ATGGCTTACGACGATCTTCGCTCCCTGCTCAGGGCGCTGGAGCGCGAGGGCGACCTCAAGCGCATCAAGGCCGAGGTGGACCCGTATCTGGAGGTCGGGGAGATCGTCGACCGGGTGCAGAAGTCCGGCGGCCCCGCCCTGCTCTTCGAGAACGTGCGCGGTTCGAGCATGCCGCTGGCGATGAACGTGTTCGGCACGGACCGCCGGCTGCTGAAGGCCCTGGGCCTGAAGTCGTACGCGGAGATCTCCGAGCGGATCGGCGGGCTGCTGAAGCCCGAGCTGCCGCACGGCTTCGTCGGCGTGCGCGAGGCCTTCGGCAAGCTCGGCGCGATGACGCACGTGCCGCCGAAGAAGGTGAAGGACGGCCCCGTGCAGGAGGTCGTCCTGACCGGGGACGACGTCGACCTGGACCAGCTCCCGGCCCTCTTCACCTGGCCGAAGGACGGCGGGTCGTTCTTCAACCTGGGGCTGACCCACACCAAGGACCCGGAGAGCGGCGTCCGCAACCTCGGGCTGTACCGCCTCCAGCGCCACGACAAGCGCACCATCGGCATGCACTGGCAGATCCACAAGGACAGCCGGAACCACTACCAGGTGGCGGCCAGGCGCGGGGAGCGGCTGCCCGTCGCCATCGCCTTCGGGTGCCCGCCCGCCGTCACGTACGCCTCCACCGCGCCGCTGCCCGGGGACATCGACGAGTACCTGTTCGCCGGGTTCCTCGCGGGCAAGCGGATCGAGATGGTCGACTGCAAGACCGTGCCGCTCCAGGTGCCGGCGCAGGCCGAGGTCGTGATCGAGGGCTGGCTGGAGCCGGGCGAGATGCTGCCCGAGGGGCCGTTCGGCGACCACACCGGCTTCTACACGCCGCAGGAGCCCTTCCCCGCGCTGACGATCGACTGCGTGACGATGCGGAAGCGGCCGCTGCTCCAGTCGATCGTCGTGGGCCGCCCGCCGACGGAGGACGGGCCGCTGGGCCGGGCGACGGAACGCTTCTTCCTGCCGCTGCTGAAGATCATCGTGCCGGACATCGTGGACTACCACCTGCCGGAGGCGGGCGGCTTCCACAACTGCGCGATCGTCTCGATCGACAAGAAGTACCCCAAGCACGCGCAGAAGGTCATGCACGCGATCTGGGGCGCCCACATGATGTCGCTGACCAAACTGATCGTGGTCGTCGACTCCGACTGTGACGTGCACGATCTGCACGAGGTCGCCTGGCGGGCGCTGGGCAACACGGACTACGCCCGTGACCTGTCGATCGTCGAGGGCCCCGTCGACCACCTCGACCACGCCTCCTACCAGCAGTTCTGGGGCGGCAAGGCCGGTATCGACGCGACGAAGAAGTGGCCCGAGGAGGGCTACACCCGCGACGGCGGCTGGCCCGACATGGTCGAGTCCGATCCCGAGACGGCGGCGAAGGTCGACCGCCGCTGGAAGGAGTACGGGCTGTGA
- a CDS encoding DUF7848 domain-containing protein, giving the protein MEPGTLVYDPHTRKVGEYQDRTGPYVMLRPVGGGREWQADPARIREATLDERLSAGVRALNDRSREGLSADPTRPPSPVPGCAACEELALRRDRARAAFDGSAVTDANVLLRQHQRAEHGGEPAGRRIFRYVPYTIVQDASAQPEYEAYCVSGEEEDCGAGSGPCQAPGEVEEWQRRHTQETRHLRYRRSFADYAVLERQG; this is encoded by the coding sequence ATGGAACCGGGAACGCTCGTCTACGACCCGCACACGCGCAAGGTCGGCGAGTACCAGGACAGGACCGGCCCGTACGTGATGCTGCGCCCGGTCGGCGGTGGCCGGGAATGGCAGGCCGATCCGGCGAGGATCCGGGAGGCCACCCTGGACGAGCGGCTCAGCGCGGGCGTACGCGCGCTCAACGACCGTTCCAGGGAGGGCTTGTCGGCCGACCCGACCCGGCCTCCCTCCCCGGTGCCCGGGTGCGCGGCCTGTGAGGAGCTGGCGCTCCGGCGGGACAGGGCGCGGGCCGCGTTCGACGGCAGTGCGGTGACGGACGCGAACGTGTTGCTGCGCCAGCACCAACGGGCAGAGCACGGTGGGGAACCGGCCGGCCGCAGGATCTTCCGGTACGTGCCGTACACGATCGTTCAGGACGCGTCGGCCCAGCCCGAGTACGAGGCGTACTGCGTCTCGGGCGAGGAGGAGGACTGCGGGGCGGGTTCGGGCCCGTGCCAGGCGCCCGGCGAGGTGGAGGAGTGGCAGCGCAGGCACACCCAGGAGACGAGGCACCTGCGCTACCGCCGCAGCTTCGCCGACTACGCGGTGCTGGAGCGGCAGGGCTGA
- a CDS encoding helix-turn-helix domain-containing protein, producing the protein MSRRYGGASTAAVFGEVLRHFREAALLTQEGLARQIPCDRSHVARVEGGTRVPQDTFAKTCDELLGTGGVLTRLWDRIDWYQQVEHPDWFQRRAQMDAQAVKLYEYQEMVMPGLLQTAGYARALLSQRASGELLEERVRARLSRQQRFLSGSGPMYVAVLDESCLRPVGDSAVMHDQYAHLLSLGRRPNIRIQVAPADRSDLVRPSSSMSLITLPNGEQWVYSESLSHGYFSNDPGAWAEQSQTYDVLRADAPSAPQSAALIREAMEGYGRDHEQSRPRRNLLDQKQLQRQRRWQLHRNSPRFPRNRPRPRQQEP; encoded by the coding sequence GTGAGCCGACGGTACGGCGGCGCGAGTACGGCGGCGGTCTTCGGGGAGGTCCTGCGGCACTTCCGTGAGGCCGCGCTGCTCACGCAGGAGGGTCTGGCCAGACAGATCCCGTGCGACCGCTCGCACGTGGCACGGGTCGAGGGTGGTACGAGGGTTCCGCAGGACACGTTCGCCAAGACCTGTGACGAACTGCTGGGTACGGGTGGGGTGTTGACGCGGTTATGGGATCGCATCGACTGGTACCAGCAGGTGGAGCATCCTGATTGGTTCCAGCGCAGGGCGCAGATGGACGCGCAGGCGGTCAAGTTGTACGAGTATCAGGAAATGGTGATGCCGGGCTTGCTGCAGACCGCGGGCTACGCACGGGCGTTGCTTTCCCAGAGGGCTAGCGGCGAACTGCTCGAAGAGCGGGTCCGGGCACGTCTGAGTCGACAGCAGCGCTTCCTCTCAGGGAGCGGGCCGATGTACGTCGCCGTGTTGGACGAGAGCTGTTTGCGTCCAGTGGGCGATTCCGCCGTGATGCATGATCAGTACGCGCACCTGCTGAGCCTCGGGCGGCGTCCCAACATCCGTATTCAGGTGGCCCCGGCTGACCGATCAGACCTCGTCCGCCCCAGCAGCTCGATGTCGTTGATCACGTTGCCGAACGGCGAACAGTGGGTCTACTCGGAATCCCTGAGTCACGGCTACTTCAGCAACGATCCCGGAGCCTGGGCTGAACAAAGCCAGACCTATGATGTGCTCAGGGCTGACGCTCCGTCTGCCCCACAATCTGCCGCCTTGATCAGGGAGGCGATGGAAGGGTATGGGCGGGACCATGAACAGTCGCGACCACGGCGCAATCTCCTGGATCAAAAGCAGCTACAGCGGCAACGACGCTGGCAACTGCATAGAAATAGCCCCCGATTTCCCCGAAACCGTCCCCGTCCGCGACAGCAAGAACCCTGA
- a CDS encoding UbiX family flavin prenyltransferase: protein MPRTPWIVGVSGASGTPYAAAVLRALLDAGESVDLVVSRASRLTLLDETGISFRDAHWQADLREWLSRGADGKPDTFAVDIDAVRHWSAGDLAAGPSSGSYPTKGMLIVPASTASVAGVALGLSKDLLQRAASVTLKEDRKLIVAVRETPLNGQTLRHLVTLDDAGATVVPASPAFYAGATHIQDLVDFVAGRVLDAAGVPHRLYRRWQGELGGGAHRDG from the coding sequence ATGCCGCGTACGCCTTGGATCGTAGGGGTGTCCGGGGCCTCCGGCACCCCGTATGCCGCTGCCGTGCTGCGGGCTCTTCTCGACGCCGGTGAGAGCGTCGATCTCGTGGTGTCCCGGGCCTCCCGGCTCACCCTGCTGGACGAGACCGGGATCTCCTTCAGGGACGCCCACTGGCAGGCCGACCTGCGGGAATGGCTGTCCCGGGGCGCCGACGGCAAGCCGGACACCTTCGCCGTGGACATCGACGCCGTACGGCACTGGAGCGCCGGGGACCTGGCCGCCGGGCCCTCCTCGGGGTCGTACCCCACCAAGGGCATGCTCATCGTGCCCGCCTCGACGGCGAGCGTGGCGGGGGTCGCGCTCGGGCTGTCGAAGGACCTGCTGCAACGGGCGGCGAGCGTGACCCTCAAAGAGGACCGCAAGCTGATCGTGGCCGTGCGCGAGACCCCGCTGAACGGCCAGACCCTGCGGCACCTGGTCACCCTCGACGACGCGGGCGCGACGGTCGTGCCCGCCTCACCCGCCTTCTACGCGGGCGCGACGCACATCCAGGACCTGGTGGACTTCGTCGCCGGACGCGTCCTCGACGCGGCGGGCGTACCGCACCGGCTCTACCGCCGTTGGCAAGGTGAACTCGGCGGCGGTGCACACCGCGACGGCTGA